A portion of the Corynebacterium occultum genome contains these proteins:
- a CDS encoding PH domain-containing protein yields the protein MSGIQLEAGEKVRVDLTSPLTSLTFPFLELILITGLCWMGIGYLDRPDLATTIPTDLRNAVVVIWLLLVTWRFILPLARSRRRRFMVTDRRVLVRAGTFKARTDSIPLRQIHHVDRRRNRIALALGGFDRPLHFKDVPKAKKAAAVINQSIGPARYS from the coding sequence ATGTCGGGAATTCAGTTGGAAGCAGGGGAAAAGGTACGCGTCGATCTCACCTCACCCCTGACCAGCCTGACCTTCCCCTTCCTGGAGTTGATCCTGATCACCGGGCTGTGCTGGATGGGCATCGGCTACCTCGACCGCCCCGACCTGGCCACCACCATCCCCACTGACCTGCGCAACGCCGTGGTGGTGATCTGGCTGCTCCTGGTCACCTGGCGCTTTATCCTGCCCCTGGCACGCTCCCGACGACGCCGCTTCATGGTCACCGACCGCAGGGTGCTGGTCCGGGCCGGCACCTTCAAAGCCAGAACCGATTCCATCCCCCTGCGTCAGATCCACCACGTGGACCGGAGGCGTAACCGCATTGCCCTCGCGCTGGGGGGTTTCGACCGGCCCCTCCACTTCAAGGATGTGCCCAAGGCGAAGAAGGCGGCAGCGGTGATTAACCAGTCCATAGGACCCGCCCGTTATAGTTGA
- a CDS encoding potassium transporter Kup produces MKTPRSAGTTVLALGALGVVFGDIGTSPLYALHTAFSMKHNAVSPTPDNVYGIISMVLWTITLIVTCKYVILVTRADNQGQGGILALLALLRDRFHNHRRLGAVVGLLGMCGAALFYGDAVITPAISVLSAVEGLSVVSPNLSTWVVPISAVVLALIFALQPMGTGHMGLAFGPIMLLWFLVLVALGVPQIIAHPEILFSLSPHWAVALILNQPFQAFVLLGAVVLTVTGAEALYADMGHFGARPVRLAWFVVVMPALVIIYLGQGALVISHPDTVGNPMFHLAPPALQIPLLILATMATVIASQAVISGAFSLTRQAIHLNLLPRMLIRHTSRSEAGQIYLPLINLLLFFAVMALVFLFPSSEYLANAYGLAVTGTLVLVSIIFLIYAHFTWNWDWWRSSLFFLFIGVPEVFLLAANTTKILAGGWIPLLIAAILILFMLVWQWGSTQVRTRRRLLEGGLDHFLASLDDLGPHRVPGVAVFPHHNPDTVPLALLKCVADLGMLHSHVIIVRLVQRNLPSIPETQRVSVDLLGSASDGIVYVEIQLGYADEQDIPGNLRLALKQSEELDVDLDQATYFLSALTLRPARPHSLRGWRQGLFLSMDRNQATRTETFRLPPARTVVLGTELRI; encoded by the coding sequence ATGAAAACGCCCCGGTCCGCCGGGACCACGGTGCTCGCGCTCGGTGCGCTCGGTGTGGTCTTCGGGGACATCGGAACCAGCCCCCTCTATGCCCTGCACACCGCCTTCAGCATGAAACACAATGCGGTGTCACCCACCCCGGACAATGTCTACGGCATCATCTCCATGGTGTTGTGGACCATCACGCTCATCGTCACCTGCAAATATGTGATCCTGGTGACCCGTGCCGACAACCAGGGTCAGGGTGGCATCCTCGCGTTGCTGGCACTGCTGCGCGACCGGTTCCACAACCACCGCCGCCTCGGTGCGGTGGTGGGCCTCCTGGGGATGTGCGGGGCAGCGCTCTTCTACGGTGATGCGGTGATCACCCCGGCGATCTCGGTGCTCAGCGCGGTGGAGGGGCTGAGTGTGGTTTCCCCGAATCTTTCCACCTGGGTGGTACCGATCTCAGCGGTGGTCCTGGCCCTGATCTTCGCACTCCAGCCGATGGGAACCGGGCATATGGGCCTGGCCTTCGGCCCCATCATGTTGCTTTGGTTCCTGGTGCTGGTGGCGTTGGGTGTCCCTCAGATCATCGCGCACCCCGAGATCCTGTTCAGTCTCTCCCCGCATTGGGCGGTGGCACTGATCCTCAACCAGCCCTTCCAGGCCTTTGTCCTGCTGGGTGCGGTGGTGCTGACGGTCACCGGGGCAGAGGCGCTCTACGCCGACATGGGCCACTTCGGTGCCCGGCCGGTGCGGTTGGCCTGGTTTGTGGTGGTGATGCCTGCCCTGGTGATCATCTATCTGGGGCAGGGTGCGCTGGTGATCAGTCACCCTGACACCGTGGGCAACCCCATGTTCCACCTGGCACCCCCAGCCCTGCAGATCCCGCTGCTCATCCTGGCGACCATGGCCACCGTGATCGCCTCCCAGGCGGTGATCTCGGGGGCCTTCTCCCTGACTCGTCAGGCGATCCACCTGAATCTGCTGCCCCGGATGTTGATCCGCCACACCTCCCGAAGCGAGGCGGGACAAATCTACCTGCCGTTGATCAACCTCCTCCTTTTCTTCGCGGTGATGGCACTGGTCTTCCTCTTCCCCTCCTCGGAATACCTGGCCAATGCCTATGGTCTGGCGGTGACCGGAACCCTGGTGCTGGTCAGCATCATCTTCCTGATCTACGCGCACTTCACCTGGAACTGGGACTGGTGGCGGAGCTCCCTCTTCTTCCTCTTCATCGGGGTTCCGGAGGTTTTCCTTTTAGCCGCCAACACCACCAAGATCCTGGCGGGTGGTTGGATACCGCTGCTGATCGCCGCCATCCTGATTCTGTTTATGCTGGTCTGGCAGTGGGGGAGCACGCAGGTGCGCACCCGGCGCCGCCTGCTGGAGGGCGGGCTGGATCATTTCCTGGCTTCCCTGGATGACCTGGGCCCACACCGTGTGCCCGGGGTGGCGGTTTTCCCGCACCATAATCCGGACACCGTCCCACTGGCACTGCTCAAGTGTGTGGCGGACCTGGGGATGCTGCACAGCCACGTGATCATTGTCCGGCTGGTGCAGCGCAACCTGCCGAGCATCCCGGAGACCCAGCGGGTGTCGGTGGATCTGCTGGGCTCAGCCAGCGATGGGATCGTCTATGTGGAGATTCAGCTGGGTTATGCCGATGAGCAGGACATCCCCGGAAATCTGAGGCTGGCGTTGAAACAGAGCGAAGAGTTGGACGTGGACCTGGATCAGGCCACGTATTTCCTCTCTGCATTGACGCTGCGTCCCGCCAGGCCACACAGCCTGCGGGGATGGCGGCAGGGGCTCTTTCTCTCCATGGACCGCAATCAGGCCACCCGCACCGAAACTTTCCGGTTGCCCCCGGCCCGGACGGTGGTGCTGGGCACCGAGCTCAGGATCTAA
- a CDS encoding biotin--[acetyl-CoA-carboxylase] ligase has product MGFVDIKTLHSSLVTNGPYAQLSFVESTGSTNSDLIEDLEAPTWSVRLANHQSAGKGRLGRAWTAPAGTQIICSILIRPKSLDQVGTIPLAVGVALCDVIPQATLKWPNDLQIEGKKLCGILAEARFEPSPAIVIGFGLNVTLDKADLPVPHATSLLLEGLPTDRTALTVKILEAIHRRLRQWAAGDLQLMDDYRAVSASIGRQVRVELPGGGQLFGEVDNVLDDGRLQVRGAEDGQLHALSAGDVTHLRLQQGPR; this is encoded by the coding sequence ATGGGTTTTGTGGATATAAAGACCTTGCATAGCAGCCTCGTGACCAATGGACCGTATGCCCAACTTTCTTTTGTGGAAAGCACGGGATCGACCAACTCCGACCTCATTGAGGACCTGGAGGCACCTACCTGGTCGGTTCGGTTGGCCAACCATCAGAGTGCCGGAAAGGGGCGGCTCGGGCGGGCCTGGACCGCGCCGGCGGGCACCCAGATCATCTGTTCCATCCTGATCCGCCCCAAGAGTCTGGACCAGGTGGGCACCATACCGCTGGCCGTCGGCGTGGCACTGTGTGATGTCATTCCCCAGGCCACCCTCAAGTGGCCCAATGACCTCCAGATCGAGGGGAAGAAGCTCTGCGGCATCCTCGCCGAGGCCCGCTTCGAGCCCAGTCCCGCCATCGTCATCGGCTTCGGGCTGAACGTCACCCTCGACAAGGCGGATCTGCCCGTCCCACACGCCACCTCCCTGCTGCTGGAGGGACTGCCCACGGACCGCACCGCCCTGACCGTCAAGATCCTCGAGGCGATCCACCGCCGCCTGCGCCAGTGGGCGGCGGGTGATCTGCAGCTGATGGATGATTACCGTGCGGTCAGCGCCAGCATCGGCCGCCAGGTGCGCGTGGAGCTGCCCGGTGGGGGACAGCTCTTCGGCGAGGTGGACAACGTGCTTGACGACGGCCGCCTCCAGGTCCGCGGCGCAGAAGACGGCCAGCTCCACGCACTCTCCGCCGGGGATGTCACACATCTTCGTCTGCAGCAGGGCCCCAGGTAG
- a CDS encoding 5-(carboxyamino)imidazole ribonucleotide synthase — MTEAKGNLAAHAPGMPVVAVIGDGQLARMMQTAAIELGQSVRLLAGAEDASAAQVAADVVLGDYTNLADLRIAVEGADAVTFDHEHVPNEHLQALIDEGINVQPQPAALVHAQDKLVMRQKLAELGAPVPTFAAVDTLADAEAFWDEVSGEVCLKARRGGYDGKGVWMPDTREELTELVTELLAKGTPLMAERKVALARELSAMVARNPSGQTAAWPVVESVQENGVCAEATAPAPGLDPALEKQTREMAEMIATKLGVTGVLAVELFEDESGEISVNELAMRPHNTGHWTQDGCVTDQFEQHLRAVLDYPLGATETKAEYTVMANTLGAQVDPAEPMAQRMAEVWRRYPNAKIHLYGKEHRPGRKIGHVNMLGSDVEQVRREAREAAYYLVNAQWP; from the coding sequence GTGACTGAAGCCAAAGGTAACCTCGCCGCCCACGCCCCTGGAATGCCCGTCGTCGCCGTCATCGGTGATGGTCAGCTGGCCCGCATGATGCAGACCGCAGCCATCGAGCTCGGACAGTCCGTCCGGCTGCTGGCCGGTGCTGAGGATGCCTCAGCCGCCCAGGTTGCCGCTGATGTGGTGCTGGGTGACTACACCAACCTCGCGGACCTCCGCATTGCCGTCGAAGGTGCCGATGCCGTCACCTTCGACCATGAGCATGTGCCCAATGAGCACCTTCAGGCTCTCATCGATGAGGGCATCAACGTCCAGCCCCAGCCGGCTGCCCTGGTCCACGCCCAGGACAAGCTGGTGATGCGTCAGAAGTTGGCTGAGCTCGGCGCCCCGGTGCCCACCTTCGCGGCCGTCGACACCCTCGCTGATGCCGAGGCTTTTTGGGATGAGGTGTCCGGTGAGGTCTGTCTCAAGGCCCGCCGGGGTGGTTATGACGGCAAGGGTGTGTGGATGCCCGACACCCGGGAGGAGCTCACCGAACTGGTTACTGAGCTGCTGGCGAAGGGCACTCCGCTGATGGCGGAGCGCAAGGTCGCCCTGGCCCGTGAACTTTCCGCCATGGTGGCGCGTAACCCCTCCGGACAGACCGCCGCCTGGCCGGTCGTGGAGTCGGTGCAGGAGAACGGTGTCTGCGCCGAGGCCACCGCACCGGCACCCGGCCTGGATCCGGCCCTGGAGAAGCAGACCCGGGAGATGGCTGAGATGATCGCCACCAAGCTCGGTGTCACCGGTGTGCTGGCCGTGGAACTCTTCGAGGACGAGTCCGGTGAGATCTCCGTCAACGAACTGGCCATGCGGCCCCACAACACCGGTCATTGGACCCAGGATGGTTGCGTGACCGACCAGTTCGAGCAGCACCTGCGTGCCGTGCTGGACTACCCGCTGGGTGCCACTGAAACCAAGGCGGAGTATACCGTCATGGCCAACACCCTCGGTGCCCAGGTCGATCCGGCTGAGCCGATGGCCCAGCGCATGGCTGAGGTGTGGCGCCGCTACCCCAACGCCAAGATCCACCTCTACGGCAAGGAGCACCGCCCGGGCCGCAAGATCGGGCATGTCAACATGCTCGGCTCCGATGTGGAGCAGGTCCGCCGGGAGGCCCGCGAGGCTGCCTACTACCTGGTGAACGCACAGTGGCCCTGA